The following proteins are co-located in the Petrotoga miotherma DSM 10691 genome:
- a CDS encoding GntR family transcriptional regulator has protein sequence MNNKPKYEKIKEFLIANIENGTYQPDEQIPSEKAIAKEFKVSRETVRKALDKLVFEGYLYRIQGLGTFVSPIKGSSSSPMQEKNKIGVVLPISHEYLSFEILAGIEKAYHNTEYEPFVQFIDSNSAITKLKMKYILSSNPKGYIILPTKELVEDEIFKRLLKKEVPMVFVDKTVNNIRKPLVQSDNYLGAYNLTKELIQNSTVKSTMFFSEEDFSISSVKERYNGMSDACKEHNIPVYSEIVGKNEMDRAIDKCLKYHVDTIFCCNDIVAVSTLTALQVRGLSVPEKVKLYGFDDRPIAQSIFPNLTTVRQPLRNMGEVAAKYLVSIIQGENNSEDFKITLPVELVWRDSTGQKIK, from the coding sequence ATGAATAACAAACCAAAATACGAAAAAATAAAGGAGTTTTTGATAGCAAATATAGAAAACGGAACGTACCAACCTGATGAACAGATACCATCAGAAAAGGCCATAGCCAAAGAATTTAAAGTAAGTAGAGAAACCGTTAGAAAAGCACTCGATAAATTAGTTTTTGAAGGTTACCTTTATCGGATTCAGGGCTTGGGGACGTTTGTCTCCCCTATAAAAGGGTCATCTTCAAGTCCGATGCAAGAAAAAAACAAGATCGGTGTTGTTCTTCCGATTTCACATGAATATTTGTCTTTTGAGATATTAGCTGGGATAGAGAAGGCTTATCACAACACAGAATACGAACCTTTCGTTCAGTTCATAGATTCTAATTCCGCTATAACGAAATTAAAAATGAAATATATTCTCTCTTCTAACCCTAAAGGATATATAATCCTTCCCACAAAAGAATTAGTAGAAGATGAAATTTTCAAAAGGTTATTAAAAAAAGAGGTTCCTATGGTTTTTGTAGATAAAACCGTTAACAATATTAGAAAACCACTTGTTCAGTCTGATAATTACTTAGGTGCATATAACTTAACAAAAGAGCTTATTCAAAATTCAACAGTAAAATCTACCATGTTTTTCTCTGAAGAAGATTTTTCTATTAGTTCTGTGAAAGAAAGATATAACGGAATGTCCGATGCTTGTAAAGAGCATAATATTCCCGTTTATAGCGAAATAGTTGGGAAGAATGAGATGGACAGGGCTATAGACAAATGTTTGAAGTACCATGTGGATACTATATTTTGTTGTAACGATATCGTGGCCGTAAGTACTTTAACAGCCTTGCAAGTAAGAGGCCTTTCAGTACCTGAAAAAGTGAAATTATATGGATTTGATGATAGACCAATAGCGCAAAGTATATTCCCAAATCTTACTACTGTAAGGCAACCTTTACGAAATATGGGTGAGGTTGCGGCAAAATACTTAGTTTCAATCATCCAAGGTGAAAATAATAGCGAGGATTTCAAAATTACTTTGCCTGTTGAACTTGTATGGCGAGATTCAACCGGGCAAAAAATCAAGTGA
- a CDS encoding ABC transporter substrate-binding protein: MSKKVLVSFVLFVMIFSSMALAVEKVVLTGTFAAPADRWNELIPAALEELNKRHPEMDITMEYEVLPYDDTRSKLITLTAGKTPRDLVSIDQIWLGEFAQSGFLKDITEEVNSWGRIGEFYPANVEGSKFDDKFYSIWSWTDVRVTWYWKDLLEEAGVDPEMLKTWDGYIEAYKKLAPVTMKKGILPMHLVGAGHSPDMWFPYLWMNGGEILEQKDGEYYPAFYSEAGIKALAFLRDQVEAGIRPQVQHQWGQEFADKRFAVMIEGSWLLGNFPEGFDFNQIGMIPGFPVPEEGMKSSTMMGGWLLAIPSTSEHPELAWELMTIMLDPEVLTPVLAKYVYLPTQKTIAEQDPYKSTLESEIPFFEDLMKAVEIGKGRPNIPEYPQIAEALRIAIEEVYYGVKTPEDALRNASKKVEEILIF, translated from the coding sequence ATGAGCAAGAAGGTTTTAGTAAGTTTTGTGTTGTTTGTTATGATTTTTTCAAGCATGGCTTTAGCGGTGGAAAAGGTTGTTTTAACTGGCACATTCGCCGCTCCAGCAGATAGGTGGAACGAGTTGATACCAGCGGCTTTAGAAGAGTTAAACAAAAGACATCCAGAGATGGACATCACGATGGAGTACGAAGTGCTCCCCTATGATGATACAAGGTCTAAACTTATCACTTTAACGGCTGGAAAAACTCCAAGAGACTTAGTTTCAATCGATCAAATATGGTTAGGAGAGTTTGCACAATCAGGTTTCCTAAAAGATATTACGGAAGAAGTTAACTCTTGGGGAAGAATTGGTGAATTTTATCCTGCAAATGTGGAAGGCTCAAAATTTGATGACAAGTTTTACAGTATCTGGTCTTGGACAGACGTACGGGTAACATGGTATTGGAAAGATTTGTTAGAAGAAGCAGGCGTAGATCCTGAAATGCTGAAAACTTGGGATGGATACATAGAGGCCTACAAGAAATTAGCTCCTGTTACTATGAAAAAGGGTATATTACCGATGCATTTGGTTGGTGCTGGTCATTCGCCTGATATGTGGTTCCCATATCTATGGATGAATGGTGGAGAAATTCTCGAACAAAAAGATGGGGAGTATTACCCAGCTTTTTATAGCGAGGCAGGGATAAAGGCACTAGCTTTCTTGAGAGATCAGGTAGAGGCAGGTATAAGGCCACAAGTTCAGCATCAATGGGGCCAAGAATTTGCTGATAAGAGATTTGCCGTAATGATCGAAGGAAGTTGGTTGCTAGGGAACTTTCCTGAAGGATTTGACTTCAATCAAATTGGTATGATTCCTGGATTTCCAGTTCCTGAAGAGGGTATGAAAAGTTCCACAATGATGGGGGGTTGGCTGTTGGCTATTCCTTCAACATCCGAACATCCCGAGTTAGCTTGGGAATTGATGACTATCATGCTTGATCCAGAAGTTTTGACCCCTGTTTTGGCTAAATACGTTTACTTGCCCACTCAAAAAACCATAGCCGAACAAGATCCTTACAAATCTACTCTTGAAAGTGAGATACCCTTCTTCGAAGATCTTATGAAGGCGGTAGAGATAGGAAAAGGAAGACCAAATATTCCTGAATATCCACAAATAGCCGAGGCACTGCGAATAGCGATAGAAGAAGTCTATTACGGCGTAAAAACTCCGGAAGATGCCTTGAGAAACGCCTCAAAGAAGGTTGAAGAAATTTTGATTTTCTAA